Proteins encoded in a region of the Pseudomonas syringae KCTC 12500 genome:
- a CDS encoding sodium-dependent transporter produces MSTDKVSVHGSWASRWVFILAATGSAVGLGSIWKFPYMVGAYGGGAFVLVFLACIALIGIPVMIAETLIGRRSRLSPANALKTLAQEAGHSPRWSWGAFAGMITALLILSFYSVVGGWSLDYIIDMGRGDFQSVSPDQVGAYFGAVIADPWRLILWHTIFMLLSAVVIGKGVEAGLEKSLRIMMPMLFLLMLALLGYSLTTGHFMEGVHFMFDFNPEKVLDGLLPAMGHAFFSLSVGVGSIMVYGAYMTKGASISSTVVGIALLDTFVSLLAGLALFPIVFAAGLNPSEGPGLMFVTLPYAFGNVAFGQLMGIVFFVLVAVAAWSSAISLLEPMVAYLVERTRIRRAWVTFWLAFTCWFVGLGTVFSFNIWQKAKFFVNDGGAFHLYQWGASTGLDFFGVIDFFTSRIMLPLGGLCFVVFAGWVMGRETVRDELSIRSPLLFNLTYFLMRYVAPLGILVVFAAQLWK; encoded by the coding sequence ATGTCGACGGACAAGGTTTCGGTCCACGGTAGCTGGGCAAGTCGCTGGGTGTTCATCCTGGCTGCCACCGGCTCTGCTGTGGGGCTGGGCAGTATCTGGAAATTTCCGTACATGGTCGGTGCCTATGGCGGCGGTGCATTTGTACTGGTTTTTCTGGCGTGCATTGCGCTGATCGGTATTCCGGTGATGATCGCCGAGACGCTGATTGGCCGTCGTTCCCGGCTCAGTCCTGCGAATGCGCTCAAGACGCTGGCGCAGGAAGCGGGGCATTCGCCGCGCTGGTCCTGGGGTGCGTTTGCCGGGATGATCACGGCGCTGCTGATTCTCTCCTTTTATAGTGTGGTGGGCGGCTGGTCGCTGGATTACATCATCGACATGGGGCGCGGCGACTTTCAGAGTGTGTCGCCGGATCAGGTCGGTGCTTATTTCGGTGCGGTGATTGCCGACCCGTGGCGTCTGATTCTGTGGCACACGATTTTCATGCTGCTGTCGGCGGTGGTGATCGGCAAAGGTGTCGAGGCCGGGCTGGAGAAGAGTCTGCGCATCATGATGCCAATGCTTTTCCTGCTGATGCTCGCGCTGTTGGGCTATAGCCTGACCACCGGGCATTTCATGGAAGGCGTGCATTTCATGTTCGACTTCAATCCCGAGAAGGTGCTGGATGGCTTGCTGCCTGCGATGGGCCATGCGTTCTTTTCCCTGAGCGTCGGTGTCGGCTCGATCATGGTCTACGGCGCGTACATGACCAAAGGCGCGTCGATCAGCAGCACCGTCGTCGGCATCGCGTTGCTCGATACCTTCGTTTCGCTGTTGGCCGGCCTTGCGCTGTTCCCGATCGTGTTCGCCGCAGGCCTGAACCCCAGCGAGGGGCCGGGCCTTATGTTCGTCACGCTGCCGTATGCATTCGGCAACGTCGCGTTCGGCCAGTTGATGGGCATCGTGTTCTTCGTGTTGGTGGCCGTTGCAGCCTGGAGTTCGGCGATTTCGTTGCTTGAGCCGATGGTTGCCTACCTGGTCGAGCGCACCCGTATTCGCCGCGCCTGGGTGACGTTCTGGCTGGCCTTTACCTGCTGGTTTGTGGGCTTGGGCACGGTGTTCTCGTTCAATATCTGGCAAAAAGCCAAGTTTTTCGTGAACGATGGAGGCGCATTCCACCTCTATCAATGGGGCGCATCGACTGGCCTGGACTTCTTCGGAGTCATTGATTTCTTCACTTCGCGGATCATGTTGCCGCTGGGTGGGTTGTGTTTTGTAGTATTCGCTGGTTGGGTGATGGGCCGTGAGACGGTGCGCGACGAATTGTCGATTCGCAGTCCACTGCTCTTCAACCTGACGTACTTTTTGATGCGCTACGTGGCGCCGCTCGGCATTCTTGTGGTGTTTGCCGCTCAGCTCTGGAAATGA
- a CDS encoding type II toxin-antitoxin system RatA family toxin: MTTHIQRSALLPYPARFLYDLVNDVARYPEFLPWCSSATVVEASEAQMRASLEIAKGGLSQKFMTRNTLVPGESIVMDLVEGPFEQFHGVWTFKPLGEKACKISLDLSFDYAGTIVRATLGPLFNQAANTLVDAFCQRAKELHG; encoded by the coding sequence ATGACTACGCATATACAACGCTCTGCTTTACTGCCGTACCCGGCCAGGTTCCTTTATGACCTGGTCAATGATGTGGCTCGTTATCCCGAGTTCCTGCCGTGGTGTTCATCCGCTACCGTGGTTGAGGCTAGTGAGGCGCAGATGCGCGCCAGCCTGGAGATCGCCAAGGGCGGTCTGAGCCAGAAGTTTATGACGCGCAATACGCTGGTTCCCGGCGAGTCGATCGTGATGGACCTGGTCGAAGGGCCGTTCGAACAGTTTCACGGTGTCTGGACGTTCAAGCCGCTGGGTGAGAAAGCCTGCAAGATCAGTCTGGATCTGTCCTTCGATTATGCCGGCACCATCGTTCGCGCCACGCTGGGGCCGCTGTTCAATCAGGCAGCCAACACGCTGGTGGATGCGTTCTGCCAGCGAGCGAAAGAGCTGCATGGCTGA
- a CDS encoding RnfH family protein yields the protein MADASIQIEVVYASVQRQVLKTVDVPAGSSVRQALALSGMDKEFPELDLSLCAVGIFGKVVADPAARVLEAGERIEIYRPLVADPMEIRRLRAAKAREKRTPTG from the coding sequence ATGGCTGACGCATCGATTCAGATAGAGGTGGTTTACGCCTCAGTGCAGCGCCAGGTATTGAAGACGGTCGATGTCCCGGCCGGCTCTTCGGTACGTCAGGCGCTCGCACTCAGCGGTATGGACAAGGAGTTTCCCGAGCTGGATCTGAGCCTGTGCGCCGTCGGTATATTCGGCAAGGTGGTGGCTGATCCTGCTGCGCGGGTGCTGGAGGCGGGTGAGCGGATAGAGATTTATCGTCCGCTGGTGGCCGACCCGATGGAGATCAGGCGTCTGCGTGCCGCCAAGGCGCGTGAAAAAAGAACGCCTACAGGATGA